The following proteins are co-located in the Palaemon carinicauda isolate YSFRI2023 chromosome 30, ASM3689809v2, whole genome shotgun sequence genome:
- the LOC137623604 gene encoding seminal vesicle major clotting proteins-like, with protein MRRWKVMLNVKVNEEVEGYENVKGDEEMEGNVNGNEEIEGYVKRKEDIEGYVNVKSDEEMEGYVNVKGNEEIEGYVNVKGDVDMKGNVNVKGCVNMKGNEEMEGYVNVKGSGEMKGYRNVKCNEEMEGYVNVKGDEEMGGDDNMKDFKDVDSW; from the exons ATGAGGAGATGGAAGGTTATGTTAAATGTGAAAGTTAATGAAGAAGTGGAAGGTTATGAGAATGTAAAAGGTGATGAGGAGATGGAAGGAAATGTGAATGGTAATGAGGAAATAGAAGGGTATGTGAAACGTAAGGAGGATATAGAAGGTTATGTGAATGTGAAAAGTGATGAAGAAATGGAAGGTTATGTGAATGTGAAAGGTAATGAGGAAATAGAAGGGTATGTGAATGTGAAAGGTGATGTGGATATGAAAGGTAATGTGAATGTGAAAG GTTGTGTGAATATGAAAGGTAATGAGGAAATGGAAGGTTATGTGAATGTGAAAGGTAGTGGGGAAATGAAAGGTTATAGGAATGTGAAATGTAATGAGGAAATGGAAGGTTATGTGAATGTGAAAGGTGATGAGGAAATGGGAGGAGATGACAATATGAAAGACTTTAAGGACGTAGATTCCTGGTGA